A portion of the Streptomyces erythrochromogenes genome contains these proteins:
- a CDS encoding sterol desaturase family protein, which yields MPNLPDVVLWSIPAFVLLTVIELVSYRLHPDEDADGYETKDAVTSISMGLGSIGFDLLWKIPVVAVFTAVYELTPLRVPLLWWTIPLMLLAQDFLYYWQHRGHHVIRILWACHVVHHSSRKFNLTTALRQPWTSATTYWFYLPMVAVGVHPAVIPFCYGINLLYQFWVHTERIGKLPRAYEYVFNTPSHHRVHHASQGGYLDRNYGGILIIWDRMFGSWVGETDRPVYGLTKNINTYNPLRVATHEYAAIARDVRAARSWSERAGRVFRGPGWQPATPAARAAAPATQAAAPATPPARAAAPAPVADPAAVQETTA from the coding sequence ATGCCGAACCTGCCCGATGTCGTGCTGTGGTCCATACCCGCCTTCGTGCTGCTCACCGTCATCGAGCTGGTGAGCTACCGCCTCCATCCCGACGAGGACGCGGACGGCTACGAGACGAAGGACGCCGTCACCAGCATCAGCATGGGGCTCGGCAGCATCGGTTTCGACCTGCTCTGGAAGATCCCGGTGGTCGCGGTCTTCACCGCCGTCTACGAACTCACCCCGCTGCGGGTGCCGTTGCTGTGGTGGACCATCCCGCTGATGCTGCTCGCCCAGGACTTCCTCTACTACTGGCAGCACCGCGGCCACCACGTGATCCGCATCCTGTGGGCCTGCCACGTGGTCCACCACAGCAGCCGCAAGTTCAACCTCACCACCGCCCTGCGCCAGCCCTGGACCAGCGCCACCACCTACTGGTTCTACCTGCCGATGGTGGCCGTCGGCGTGCACCCGGCCGTGATCCCGTTCTGCTACGGCATCAACCTGCTCTACCAGTTCTGGGTCCACACCGAGCGCATCGGGAAGCTGCCCCGGGCCTACGAGTACGTCTTCAACACCCCGTCCCACCACCGCGTCCACCACGCGTCCCAGGGCGGCTACCTCGACCGCAACTACGGCGGCATCCTGATCATCTGGGACCGGATGTTCGGCTCCTGGGTGGGCGAGACGGACAGGCCCGTCTACGGGCTCACCAAGAACATCAACACCTACAACCCGCTGCGCGTCGCCACCCACGAGTACGCCGCCATCGCCCGGGACGTGCGCGCCGCCCGGAGCTGGAGCGAGCGGGCCGGCCGGGTCTTCCGCGGCCCCGGCTGGCAGCCCGCGACCCCGGCCGCCCGGGCCGCCGCGCCTGCGACGCAGGCCGCCGCGCCCGCGACCCCGCCCGCCCGGGCCGCCGCGCCCGCCCCCGTCGCCGACCCGGCCGCCGTACAGGAGACCACCGCGTGA
- a CDS encoding lysoplasmalogenase, with translation MSTAESTGRPGPSWAADRAVPGRERIGRVALASFAVATAADLGSLLADWHLGHVIAKPLLMPLLVVYVITRGAPRLLVAALLFGWGGDLALLFDAEAAFLVGMGSFAVGHVCYLVLFGKRPANALLGGGYVLALLGTVALLWSDLPADLRIPVAGYSLLLTAMAFRSSALGLRAGIGGALFLLSDTLIATGVAEWPQLPRPDFWIMATYLAAQYLLATGATTREAGVP, from the coding sequence GTGAGCACCGCAGAGTCCACCGGCCGCCCCGGCCCCTCCTGGGCGGCCGACCGGGCGGTGCCCGGCCGGGAACGGATCGGCCGCGTCGCCCTCGCGTCCTTCGCCGTGGCCACCGCCGCCGACCTCGGGTCGCTGCTGGCCGACTGGCACCTCGGGCACGTCATCGCCAAGCCGCTGCTGATGCCGCTGCTCGTCGTCTACGTGATCACGCGCGGCGCGCCCCGCCTGCTGGTCGCCGCCCTGCTGTTCGGCTGGGGCGGGGACCTGGCCCTGCTCTTCGACGCCGAGGCCGCCTTCCTCGTCGGCATGGGCTCCTTCGCCGTCGGGCACGTCTGCTACCTCGTCCTGTTCGGCAAGCGGCCCGCGAACGCGCTGCTCGGGGGCGGCTACGTCCTGGCCCTCCTCGGGACCGTCGCCCTGCTGTGGTCCGATCTGCCCGCGGACCTGCGGATCCCCGTGGCCGGCTACAGCCTGCTGCTGACCGCCATGGCCTTCCGCTCCAGCGCCCTCGGCCTGCGGGCCGGCATCGGCGGTGCGCTGTTCCTGCTGTCCGACACCCTCATCGCCACCGGGGTCGCCGAATGGCCCCAGCTGCCCCGCCCCGACTTCTGGATCATGGCCACCTACCTGGCCGCCCAGTACCTGCTGGCCACCGGAGCGACCACCCGCGAAGCAGGCGTACCGTAG
- a CDS encoding zinc-dependent alcohol dehydrogenase family protein: protein MRATVIHAPHDIRVEEVPDAAIQRPEDAVVRVLRACICGSDLWAYRGEAQRQPGQRIGHEFLGVVEETGPAVSGVRAGDLVVAPFMWSDGTCEYCKEGLYTSCDHGGFWGSVGHDGGQGEAVRVPHADGTLVKLPAEAVSDDHLLTGLLALSDVMGTGHHAALGAGVRPGSTVAVVGDGAVGLCGVLAAKRLGAERIIALGRHTVRTDIARLFGATDVVAERGEAAEAAVRELTGGRGAHCVIEAVGTEQSMRTAVNITRDGGAVGYVGVPHGSGTGLDLGVMFDRNLTLRGGVAPVRAYIPELLEDVLSGAIDPAPVFDRAVSLDEVPDGYRAMDDRSALKVLIKP from the coding sequence ATGCGCGCCACCGTCATCCACGCCCCGCACGACATCCGCGTGGAGGAGGTGCCCGACGCTGCGATCCAGCGCCCCGAGGACGCCGTCGTCCGCGTCCTGCGTGCCTGCATCTGCGGCAGCGACCTGTGGGCCTACCGCGGCGAGGCCCAGCGCCAGCCGGGCCAGCGCATCGGCCACGAGTTCCTGGGCGTCGTCGAGGAGACCGGCCCGGCCGTGTCCGGCGTGCGCGCCGGCGACCTGGTCGTCGCGCCCTTCATGTGGTCGGACGGCACTTGCGAGTACTGCAAGGAAGGCCTCTACACCTCCTGCGACCACGGTGGCTTCTGGGGCTCGGTCGGCCACGACGGCGGCCAGGGCGAGGCCGTGCGCGTCCCGCACGCCGACGGAACGCTGGTGAAGCTGCCCGCCGAGGCCGTCTCCGACGACCACCTGCTCACCGGCCTGCTCGCCCTCTCCGACGTCATGGGCACCGGCCACCACGCCGCGCTGGGCGCGGGCGTGCGCCCGGGCTCCACGGTCGCCGTCGTCGGCGACGGCGCGGTCGGCCTGTGCGGCGTCCTCGCCGCCAAGCGCCTCGGCGCCGAGCGGATCATCGCACTGGGCCGCCACACGGTCCGCACCGACATAGCCAGGCTCTTCGGGGCCACCGACGTCGTCGCCGAGCGCGGCGAGGCCGCGGAGGCGGCGGTGCGCGAGCTCACCGGCGGCCGCGGCGCGCACTGCGTCATCGAAGCGGTCGGCACCGAGCAGTCCATGCGCACCGCGGTGAACATCACCCGCGACGGCGGGGCCGTCGGCTACGTCGGCGTCCCGCACGGCAGCGGCACCGGCCTCGACCTCGGCGTCATGTTCGACCGCAACCTCACCCTGCGCGGCGGTGTGGCCCCGGTCCGCGCCTACATCCCGGAGCTCCTGGAGGACGTGCTCAGCGGAGCGATCGACCCGGCGCCCGTCTTCGACCGCGCCGTGTCCCTGGACGAGGTCCCGGACGGCTACCGCGCGATGGACGACCGCAGCGCGCTCAAGGTGCTGATCAAGCCCTGA
- a CDS encoding S8 family serine peptidase yields the protein MAHLGSARRRALAIPVGLALTASLALLPSVSASAAPLAGSADAATASKAATTGPKLSYVANLNAYATVKAAKKAVERAGGTVVTAYEQIGVVVAHSQNPDFAKQLRAQRGLFVSVGATRTAPMSAVQTTEEGATQRLSEADAAKAAAQAQEGQEPLEPNQWDLRTIKADEAHKINDGSRNVTVGIIDTGVDDTHPDLAPNFSKGQSANCVGGVADTTEGAWRPYADGSDHGTHVAGTIGAPRNGVGISGVAPGVKIAAIKVSEPGTSLFYTEAVVCGFMFAAEKGIEVTNNSYYVDPWLFNCKSDDDQKALVEAIGRATKYAERKGTLHVASAGNSNQDLAAASLEDTTSPNDTTPVTRTIDPKVCLDLPTQLPGVVTVSATGDKGLRSYYSSYGLGVVDVAAPGGDKWQVPATPDANGRVLSTVPGGYGYKQGTSMAAPHVAGVAALLKSAHPSATPSQLQAMLKAQSTKAACPAQIYDATGALINATTCQAKWGQTGYYGHGVVDALKAVK from the coding sequence ATGGCTCATCTGGGATCCGCCCGCCGGCGCGCCCTCGCCATACCGGTCGGCCTGGCGCTCACCGCCTCGCTCGCCCTGCTGCCCTCGGTGTCGGCCTCCGCCGCCCCGCTGGCCGGCTCAGCGGACGCGGCGACGGCTTCGAAGGCCGCGACCACCGGCCCCAAGCTGTCGTACGTGGCGAACCTGAACGCCTACGCCACGGTGAAGGCGGCGAAGAAGGCCGTCGAGCGGGCCGGCGGAACCGTGGTGACGGCCTATGAGCAGATCGGCGTCGTCGTCGCACACTCCCAGAACCCCGACTTCGCCAAGCAGCTGCGCGCCCAGCGCGGGCTGTTCGTGTCGGTCGGCGCCACCCGGACGGCCCCGATGTCGGCCGTGCAGACCACCGAGGAGGGCGCGACCCAGCGGCTGAGCGAGGCGGACGCCGCCAAGGCGGCGGCGCAGGCGCAGGAGGGTCAGGAGCCGCTGGAGCCCAACCAGTGGGACCTGCGGACGATCAAGGCCGACGAGGCTCACAAGATCAACGATGGCAGCCGGAACGTCACCGTGGGCATCATCGACACGGGTGTGGACGACACCCACCCCGATCTCGCCCCGAACTTCTCCAAGGGCCAGTCGGCCAACTGCGTCGGCGGCGTCGCGGACACCACCGAGGGCGCCTGGCGCCCGTACGCGGACGGCAGCGACCACGGCACGCACGTGGCAGGCACCATCGGCGCCCCGCGCAACGGCGTCGGCATCAGCGGTGTGGCGCCCGGCGTGAAGATCGCCGCGATCAAGGTGAGCGAGCCCGGGACCAGCCTCTTCTACACCGAGGCGGTCGTCTGCGGCTTCATGTTCGCCGCCGAGAAGGGGATCGAGGTGACCAACAACAGCTACTACGTCGACCCGTGGCTCTTCAACTGCAAGTCGGACGACGACCAGAAGGCGCTGGTGGAGGCCATCGGGCGGGCGACCAAGTACGCCGAGCGCAAGGGCACGCTGCACGTGGCCTCGGCCGGCAACTCCAACCAGGACCTGGCCGCGGCCTCCCTGGAGGACACGACCAGCCCGAACGACACCACCCCGGTCACCCGCACCATCGACCCGAAGGTCTGCCTGGACCTGCCCACGCAACTGCCGGGCGTGGTCACCGTCTCCGCGACCGGCGACAAGGGCCTGCGCTCGTACTACTCCAGCTACGGCCTCGGGGTCGTGGACGTCGCGGCCCCCGGCGGCGACAAGTGGCAGGTCCCGGCCACCCCGGACGCCAACGGGCGCGTGCTGTCGACCGTCCCGGGCGGCTACGGCTACAAGCAGGGCACCTCGATGGCCGCCCCGCACGTCGCGGGCGTCGCGGCGCTGCTCAAGAGCGCCCACCCGTCGGCCACGCCCTCGCAACTCCAGGCGATGCTGAAGGCGCAGTCCACCAAGGCGGCCTGCCCGGCGCAGATCTACGACGCCACGGGCGCGCTGATCAACGCCACCACCTGCCAGGCCAAGTGGGGCCAGACCGGCTACTACGGCCACGGCGTCGTGGACGCCCTCAAGGCCGTGAAGTAG
- a CDS encoding DUF485 domain-containing protein, translating into MTTEAAPPPGSTGTPLAGPTADEFVSVQQSPEFAELRSSYRSFAFPLTVAFIAWYLLYVLLSNYAGGFMGTKVFGNINVALVLGLAQFATTFLIAWLYARHAAAKLDPRAAAIKARMEASE; encoded by the coding sequence GTGACCACCGAAGCAGCGCCGCCTCCGGGCAGCACGGGAACGCCCCTGGCGGGCCCCACGGCCGATGAGTTCGTGAGCGTCCAGCAGAGTCCCGAGTTCGCCGAACTCCGCAGCTCCTACCGCTCCTTCGCCTTCCCGCTCACCGTGGCCTTCATCGCCTGGTACCTGCTCTACGTCCTGCTGTCCAACTACGCGGGCGGCTTCATGGGGACCAAGGTCTTCGGCAACATCAACGTCGCCCTGGTGCTCGGCCTCGCACAGTTCGCGACGACCTTCCTCATCGCCTGGCTGTACGCGCGCCACGCCGCCGCCAAGCTCGACCCCCGGGCGGCGGCCATCAAGGCGCGGATGGAGGCCTCCGAATGA
- a CDS encoding solute symporter family protein: MSGTHHLTTVAAGASEHRPLIITLFGLFVVATLIITVWAGRQTKDAADFYAGGRQFTGFQNGLAISGDYMSAASFLGIAGAIALFGYDGFLYSIGFLVAWLVALLLVAEPLRNSGRYTMGDVLAYRMRQRPVRTAAGTSTIVVSIFYLLAQMAGAGVLVSLLLGITSDGGKVAVVALVGVLMIVYVTIGGMKGTTWVQMIKAVLLIAGALLITFLVLLEFNFNVSDLLGKAAENSGQGAKFLEPGLKYGKDSTSKLDFISLGLALVLGTAGLPHILIRFYTVPTAKAARKSVNWAIGIIGAFYLMTIALGFGAAALLERADILASNKAGNTAAPLLAQAVGGGADSTGGAVLLAVISAVAFATILAVVAGLTLASSSSFAHDLYVNVIRKGKATEQEEVRAARWSTVVIGAVAIGLGALARDLNVAGLVALAFAVAASANLPTILYSLFWKRFNTQGALWSIYGGLVSAVGLVLFSPVVSGKPTSMFKDADFFWFPLENPGIISIPLGFLLGWLGTVLTKEEADPQKFAELEVRSLTGTGAV; the protein is encoded by the coding sequence ATGAGCGGAACGCACCACCTGACGACGGTCGCGGCGGGCGCCTCCGAGCACCGGCCGCTCATCATCACCCTGTTCGGGCTGTTCGTCGTCGCCACCCTGATCATCACGGTCTGGGCCGGCCGCCAGACCAAGGACGCCGCGGACTTCTACGCGGGCGGCCGCCAGTTCACCGGCTTCCAGAACGGCCTGGCCATCTCCGGCGACTACATGTCCGCCGCGTCCTTCCTCGGCATCGCCGGAGCCATCGCCCTCTTCGGCTACGACGGCTTCCTCTACTCCATCGGCTTCCTCGTGGCCTGGCTGGTCGCCCTGCTGCTCGTCGCCGAGCCGCTGCGCAACTCCGGCCGCTACACGATGGGCGACGTCCTCGCGTACCGGATGCGCCAGCGGCCCGTCCGCACCGCCGCCGGCACCTCCACCATCGTGGTCTCGATCTTCTACCTGCTCGCCCAGATGGCCGGCGCCGGCGTGCTGGTCTCGCTGCTCCTCGGCATCACCAGCGACGGCGGCAAGGTGGCGGTCGTCGCGCTGGTCGGCGTCCTGATGATCGTCTACGTGACCATCGGCGGCATGAAGGGCACCACCTGGGTCCAGATGATCAAGGCCGTCCTGTTGATCGCGGGCGCCCTGCTGATCACCTTCCTGGTGCTGCTGGAGTTCAACTTCAACGTCTCCGACCTGCTGGGCAAGGCGGCCGAGAACAGCGGCCAGGGAGCCAAGTTCCTCGAACCGGGCCTCAAGTACGGCAAGGACTCGACGTCCAAGCTGGACTTCATCTCCCTCGGCCTCGCCCTCGTCCTCGGCACCGCCGGCCTCCCGCACATCCTGATCCGCTTCTACACCGTGCCCACCGCGAAGGCCGCCCGTAAGTCCGTGAACTGGGCCATCGGCATCATCGGCGCCTTCTACCTCATGACCATCGCCCTCGGCTTCGGCGCCGCGGCCCTGCTGGAGCGCGCCGACATCCTGGCCTCGAACAAGGCCGGCAACACCGCCGCACCCCTGCTGGCCCAGGCCGTCGGCGGCGGCGCGGACTCCACCGGCGGGGCCGTCCTGCTCGCCGTGATCTCCGCGGTCGCCTTCGCCACCATCCTCGCCGTGGTCGCGGGCCTCACCCTCGCCTCCTCCTCGTCCTTCGCCCACGACCTGTACGTGAACGTGATCCGCAAGGGCAAGGCCACCGAGCAGGAGGAGGTGCGGGCCGCCCGCTGGTCCACGGTCGTCATCGGCGCCGTCGCCATCGGCCTGGGGGCCCTGGCCCGCGACCTGAACGTGGCCGGACTGGTCGCGCTCGCCTTCGCGGTCGCCGCCTCCGCCAACCTGCCGACGATCCTCTACAGCCTCTTCTGGAAGCGCTTCAACACCCAGGGCGCGCTCTGGTCCATCTACGGCGGGCTCGTCTCGGCGGTCGGCCTGGTGCTCTTCTCCCCGGTCGTGTCCGGCAAGCCCACCTCGATGTTCAAGGACGCGGACTTCTTCTGGTTCCCGCTGGAGAACCCGGGCATCATCTCCATCCCCCTCGGCTTCCTGCTGGGGTGGCTGGGAACCGTCCTCACCAAGGAGGAGGCCGACCCGCAGAAGTTCGCCGAGCTGGAGGTGCGGTCCCTCACCGGAACAGGGGCGGTCTGA
- the moaA gene encoding GTP 3',8-cyclase MoaA has translation MLLDTYGRVATDLRVSLTDRCNLRCTYCMPEEGLQWLGKSDLLTDDEIVRLIRIAVTQLGITEVRFTGGEPLLRPGLVGIVEQCAALEPRPKMSLTTNGIGLKRTAQALKAAGLDRVNVSLDTLRPEVFKTLTRRDRHKDVIEGMAAAREAGLTPVKVNAVLMPGLNDDEAPDLLAWAVENEYELRFIEQMPLDAQHGWKRDGMITAGDILESLRTRFTLTEEGADERGSAPAERWVVDGGPATVGVIASVTRPFCGACDRTRLTADGQVRTCLFATEESDLRAALRSGAPDEEIARLWKVAMWGKKAGSGLDDPSFLQPDRPMSAIGG, from the coding sequence GTGCTTCTCGACACCTATGGCCGCGTGGCCACTGACCTGCGCGTCTCGCTCACCGACCGGTGCAATCTGCGCTGTACCTACTGCATGCCCGAAGAGGGCCTCCAGTGGCTCGGCAAGTCCGACCTGCTCACCGACGACGAGATCGTCAGGCTGATCCGCATCGCCGTCACGCAGCTCGGCATCACCGAGGTCCGCTTCACCGGCGGCGAACCGCTGCTGCGGCCCGGTCTGGTCGGGATCGTCGAACAGTGCGCGGCGCTGGAACCCCGCCCCAAGATGTCGCTGACCACCAACGGCATCGGGCTCAAGCGCACCGCACAGGCCCTGAAGGCCGCCGGCCTGGACCGGGTGAACGTCTCCCTGGACACCCTGCGCCCCGAGGTCTTCAAGACCCTCACCCGCCGCGACCGGCACAAGGACGTCATCGAGGGCATGGCCGCGGCCCGCGAGGCCGGCCTGACCCCCGTCAAGGTCAATGCCGTGCTCATGCCCGGACTCAACGACGACGAGGCCCCCGACCTGCTGGCCTGGGCCGTCGAGAACGAGTACGAGCTCCGCTTCATCGAGCAGATGCCCCTCGACGCCCAGCACGGCTGGAAGCGCGACGGCATGATCACCGCCGGGGACATCCTGGAGTCGCTGCGCACGCGCTTCACGCTCACCGAGGAGGGCGCCGACGAGCGCGGCTCCGCCCCGGCCGAGCGCTGGGTGGTCGACGGCGGCCCCGCCACCGTCGGCGTCATCGCCTCGGTCACCCGTCCGTTCTGCGGCGCCTGCGACCGTACCCGCCTCACGGCCGACGGCCAGGTCCGCACGTGCCTGTTCGCCACCGAGGAGTCCGACCTGCGCGCCGCCCTGCGCTCGGGCGCCCCGGACGAGGAGATCGCCCGGCTGTGGAAGGTGGCGATGTGGGGCAAGAAGGCCGGCTCCGGCCTCGACGACCCGTCGTTCCTCCAGCCCGACCGCCCCATGTCCGCGATCGGCGGCTGA
- a CDS encoding DUF3099 domain-containing protein, with the protein MGLAEDVRGRQRRYVISMVVRTLSVIATVLLWNVSRPVAVVTLVAGALLPYVAVVIANAGRESTPSLPSHFVPAPVRPALDAGNLKKTSDQS; encoded by the coding sequence ATGGGGCTCGCCGAGGACGTGCGGGGCCGCCAGCGGCGCTACGTGATCTCGATGGTCGTCAGGACCCTGTCGGTCATCGCGACCGTGCTGCTGTGGAACGTGTCGCGCCCGGTGGCCGTCGTGACGCTCGTCGCGGGCGCCCTGCTGCCCTACGTGGCCGTTGTCATCGCCAACGCGGGCCGCGAGTCGACGCCGTCCCTGCCCTCCCACTTCGTCCCGGCTCCCGTCCGTCCGGCACTGGACGCGGGAAACCTCAAGAAAACCTCAGATCAATCATGA
- a CDS encoding GlsB/YeaQ/YmgE family stress response membrane protein encodes MSWLWAIIVGFVLGLIAKAILPGKQHQPLWLTTLMGIIGSVLGNAVAAWIGVADTRGIDWTRHLLQLAGAVLFVFLGEMAYKAMRGSSRQTT; translated from the coding sequence ATGAGCTGGTTGTGGGCGATCATCGTCGGTTTCGTGCTGGGGCTGATAGCCAAGGCGATCCTGCCGGGCAAACAGCACCAGCCGCTGTGGCTGACCACGCTGATGGGCATCATCGGCAGCGTCCTCGGCAACGCCGTCGCCGCCTGGATCGGCGTCGCCGACACCCGGGGCATCGACTGGACCCGCCACCTGCTGCAGCTCGCGGGAGCCGTCCTCTTCGTCTTCCTCGGCGAGATGGCCTACAAGGCGATGCGCGGCAGCAGTCGCCAGACCACCTAG
- the tyrS gene encoding tyrosine--tRNA ligase, producing the protein MTDIVDELKWRGLFAQSTDEEALRKAFADGPVTFYCGYDPTAASLHVGHLVQVLTMRRLQLAGNRPLALVGGATGQIGDPRPTAERTLNDPAVIAEWVNRLRSQIEPFLSFEGENAAVMVNNLDWTAGMSAIEFLRDIGKHFRVNKMLTKDSVAKRLESDQGISYTEFSYQLLQGMDFLELYRRHGCTLQQGGSDQWGNLTAGLDLIHRVEPDAHVHAMATPLMVKADGTKFGKTEGGAVWLDPEMTTPYAFYQFWLNVDDRDISTYMRILSFKSRAELEELEAQTAERPQARAAQRALAEELTALVHGADQCAAVIAASRALFGQGDLAELDEATLAAALSELPHVKVAEPALVVDLFAETGLVASKSAARRTVKEGGAYVNNTKVTAEDAVPAKEDLLHGRWLVLRRGKKNLAAVEVTGA; encoded by the coding sequence GTGACGGACATCGTCGACGAACTGAAGTGGCGCGGGCTCTTCGCCCAGTCCACCGACGAAGAAGCGCTGCGCAAGGCCTTCGCGGACGGTCCGGTCACGTTCTATTGCGGCTATGACCCGACCGCCGCCTCGCTGCATGTCGGCCACCTGGTGCAGGTGCTCACGATGCGGCGGCTGCAGCTGGCGGGCAACCGGCCGCTCGCGCTGGTCGGCGGGGCCACCGGTCAGATCGGCGACCCCCGTCCGACCGCCGAGCGCACCCTGAACGATCCCGCGGTCATCGCGGAGTGGGTGAACCGGCTGCGCTCGCAGATCGAGCCGTTCCTGTCCTTCGAGGGCGAGAACGCCGCGGTCATGGTCAACAACCTGGACTGGACGGCGGGCATGTCCGCCATCGAGTTCCTGCGGGACATCGGCAAGCACTTCCGCGTCAACAAGATGCTGACGAAGGACTCGGTCGCCAAGCGGCTGGAGTCGGACCAGGGCATCAGCTACACGGAGTTCAGCTACCAGCTGCTCCAGGGCATGGACTTCCTGGAGCTGTACCGGCGCCACGGCTGCACCCTGCAGCAGGGCGGCTCGGACCAGTGGGGCAACCTGACGGCCGGCCTCGACCTGATCCACCGGGTCGAGCCGGACGCGCACGTCCACGCGATGGCGACCCCGCTGATGGTCAAGGCGGACGGCACGAAGTTCGGCAAGACCGAGGGCGGGGCCGTCTGGCTGGACCCGGAGATGACCACGCCGTACGCGTTCTACCAGTTCTGGCTGAACGTGGACGACCGGGACATCTCCACCTACATGCGGATCCTCTCCTTCAAGTCCCGTGCGGAGCTGGAGGAGCTGGAGGCGCAGACCGCCGAGCGGCCGCAGGCGCGTGCCGCGCAGCGGGCGCTGGCGGAGGAGCTGACCGCGCTGGTGCACGGCGCCGACCAGTGCGCCGCCGTGATCGCCGCGTCGCGGGCGCTGTTCGGCCAGGGCGACCTGGCGGAGCTGGACGAGGCCACGCTGGCCGCGGCCCTGTCCGAGCTGCCGCACGTCAAGGTGGCGGAGCCGGCCCTGGTCGTGGACCTCTTCGCGGAGACGGGTCTGGTCGCGAGCAAGTCGGCCGCGCGCCGGACCGTGAAGGAGGGCGGCGCCTACGTGAACAACACGAAGGTCACCGCCGAGGACGCGGTCCCCGCCAAGGAGGACCTGCTGCACGGGCGCTGGCTGGTCCTGCGCCGCGGCAAGAAGAACCTGGCGGCGGTGGAGGTCACCGGCGCCTGA
- a CDS encoding metallopeptidase TldD-related protein — protein MSRSTKPHEIVERALELSTADGCVVIADEESSANLRWAGNALTTNGVTRGRTLTVIATVDGKEGAASGVVSRSAVTAQDLEPLVRAAEAAARGAGPAEDAQPLVTGTPASPDFTDAPAETGSAVFADFAPALGEAFARARAGGRELYGFANHELVSTYVGTSTGLRLRHDQPNGTLELNAKSPDRQRSAWAGRSTRDFKDVDPTALDAELAVRLGWAERKIDLPAGRYETLLPPTAVADLLIYQMWSAAARDAVEGRTVFSKPGGGTRLGEKLTDLPLTLRSDPNAPGLECAPFVIAHSSGDSGSVFDNGLPVPATEWIRDGELAKLSTTRHTAGLTGLPVSPGFGNLILDGGGDKSLDEMVADTERGLLLTCLWYIREVDPATLLLTGLTRDGVYLVENGQVVGEVNNFRFNESPVDLLSRASEAGRTEKTLPREWSDWFTRAAMPAVRIPDFNMSSVSKGV, from the coding sequence ATGAGCCGATCGACCAAGCCGCACGAGATCGTCGAGCGGGCCCTGGAGCTGTCCACCGCCGACGGATGCGTCGTCATCGCCGACGAGGAGTCGAGCGCCAACCTGCGCTGGGCCGGCAACGCCCTGACCACCAACGGCGTCACCCGCGGCCGGACCCTGACGGTCATCGCCACCGTCGACGGCAAGGAGGGCGCGGCCTCGGGGGTCGTGTCGCGTTCCGCCGTCACCGCGCAGGACCTGGAGCCGCTGGTGCGGGCCGCCGAGGCGGCCGCGCGGGGCGCGGGTCCCGCCGAGGACGCCCAGCCGCTGGTCACCGGGACCCCGGCGTCGCCGGACTTCACCGACGCGCCGGCCGAGACCGGCTCCGCCGTGTTCGCGGACTTCGCCCCGGCGCTCGGCGAGGCCTTCGCCCGGGCCCGGGCGGGCGGCCGGGAGCTCTACGGCTTCGCCAACCACGAGCTGGTCTCCACGTACGTCGGCACCTCGACCGGCCTGCGGCTGCGCCACGACCAGCCCAACGGCACCCTGGAACTCAACGCGAAGTCCCCGGACCGCCAGCGCTCGGCGTGGGCCGGCCGCTCCACCCGGGACTTCAAGGACGTGGACCCGACCGCGCTGGACGCGGAGCTCGCCGTACGCCTGGGCTGGGCGGAGCGGAAGATCGACCTGCCCGCCGGGCGGTACGAGACCCTGCTGCCGCCGACGGCCGTGGCGGACCTGCTGATCTACCAGATGTGGTCGGCGGCGGCCCGGGACGCGGTGGAGGGCCGTACGGTCTTCTCCAAGCCCGGCGGCGGCACCCGGCTCGGTGAGAAGCTCACCGACCTGCCGCTGACCCTGCGCAGCGACCCGAACGCTCCGGGCCTGGAGTGCGCCCCGTTCGTCATCGCGCACAGCTCCGGCGACAGCGGCTCGGTCTTCGACAACGGCCTGCCGGTCCCGGCGACCGAGTGGATCCGGGACGGCGAGCTGGCCAAGCTGTCCACGACCCGGCACACGGCCGGCCTGACCGGCCTGCCGGTCTCCCCCGGCTTCGGGAACCTGATCCTGGACGGCGGCGGCGACAAGAGCCTCGACGAGATGGTCGCGGACACCGAGCGGGGGCTGCTGCTGACCTGCCTCTGGTACATCCGCGAGGTGGACCCGGCCACGCTGCTGCTCACGGGCCTCACCCGGGACGGCGTCTACCTGGTGGAGAACGGGCAGGTCGTGGGCGAGGTGAACAACTTCCGCTTCAACGAGTCCCCCGTGGACCTGCTGTCGAGGGCCTCGGAGGCGGGCCGGACGGAGAAGACCCTGCCGCGCGAGTGGAGCGACTGGTTCACGCGGGCCGCGATGCCGGCTGTCCGCATCCCGGACTTCAACATGAGTTCGGTGAGCAAGGGCGTCTGA